In the Primulina tabacum isolate GXHZ01 chromosome 7, ASM2559414v2, whole genome shotgun sequence genome, GTAGGCCCTTGTGAATGTCGGATTCTCAATGGGTTAACAACGTTACAAATTTTTGAGCTTCGAattgaaatcatgacttaaaaaaTCAGTGATTTGGCGGGACGATCTTTGAAATTTAATCTATACAAGCAATCCCATAAGAGTAGTCATGGTTAATGGGTCGGTTTAATCCTGAACTGATCAGGTATAATCCGGAATTGATAAGGTATAATCAAGTTCAACCCAGAACCGGTTTATGTGGTTTAGGATCAAACCAAATCCGATATCTAATTGAGTTGGAttagtttttaaaaattcaacCTGTAACCAATGGCTAAATTTGCAAATTGCAACTACGTACTTtctgataaaaataaaaaaacgaaaaaaacAAAATGGGATTGAATCTAAGTCTGATGGGAATAAATGGCTAAAAAAGGCTGGCAAATGCATATCGAAGAAGCGCGTACTGTCTGTCAGTCTCCTTCTCCTCACTTTCCTTGCACAATATGAATACTATAAATACCACACTCTTTCCATGGAGATTTCATACCAAATCCAAAGTTTCAATCTCCCCCAAAGCTGCTCACTCAGATTCTCCTTCATTACAATGGCTTCTAACCATGTTATAAAATCTCTGCTTTTGGTTCTGTTTTCTGCATTCAATTTGTCTTCTGCTCAAGACCAGCTTCTTCGTTACCACAAAGGTGCACTCTTGCAAGGCACCATCTCTGTCAATCTCATATGGTACGGCCACTTCAAGCCATCCCAAACGGCTATCATCTCAGATTTCATCTCCTCCTTGTCAGATCCCGCCTCCACCCCAAGCAACCCATCGGTGGCCACTTGGTGGAAGGGCGTGGAGAAATACTACCACCTCGCAAACTCCAAGAATCCATCCTCACTCTCTCTCCGTTTGGGCAAACAGATCCTCGACGAGAAATGCTCTCTCGGGAAATCTCTCTCGCAGAAACAGATCGTGCAGCTGGCGTCGAAGGGTGACCAGAAGAACGCCATCAACGTCGTGTTGACGGCTTCCGATGTCACCGTCGCTGGGTTCTGCGTGAACAGGTGCGGAACCCACGGATCCAAGAGCTCCGTCGTGGAAGGGAAGAATCAGAAATTCGCATACATATGGGTGGGAAATTCGGAGACACAGTGCCCCGGCTACTGTGCTTGGCCCTTCCATCAGCCCATTTACGGCCCGCAGAACCCGCCACTGGGATCCCCCAACAATGATGTGGGCATGGACGGAGTGGTGACTGTTCTATCCGGGCTTTTGGCCGGAACCGCCACGAACCCGTTCGGAGACGGGTTCTACCAAGGCCCGGCTACTGCTCCACTGGAAGCTGCTTCGGCTTGCCCTGGCGTGTACGGGAAAGGGGCCTACCCGGGTTACGCCGGAGACTTGCTGTTGGATCCGACCACCGGTGGTAGCTACAACGCGCATGGTGCGAGTGGTCGGAAATACCTTCTTCCGGCCATATACGATCCTTCCACTTCCAAATGTTCCACTTTAGTTTGAGTGATACTTGTATTTTGGGCTTAGAAGAAATGTAATTggtagaaaattatatttaattcattcattttttgataaaatctgaaaaacaatttaaatatatgTGTGCTCTTTGTTTTGGTAATTATGACAATTAAAGGGGGCATTTAGTTATATAACCTCCCCTAATTTGGTTAAtaatcttaaatattttttatttaggtAAATGACCGTCCTTCtatattttcaattaattaattatctcAAAAGACAAAATTATAATACAGGAAAATTTTGTCGGGTCTTTTGCTATATCGGGTTGTAAAATCAAATAGTCGTACCACTccgatttttatttcattttcttttacaCCCACTCTTCCTCGTGCCTCTTCTACCCATTTCTACGTgggaaaatttttttatttttcagagtTAACCAAACAAGACTGATAAAATTACTCTTATTCTAGCTACATTAGATATCAAGAAGCGGATTTCACCAAATTTTATGTTTGAACGTTAGTTTATTTAGTTTAATCATCTGGTTTGCCACAATATTTTCGGGTCTCACAGAGAATTTTTTTTGGAATCTGTATTGTAACTAAACCTCTTATCAATCGTCGTAAACATAATTTCTGTCGCTGAAAACTTAACATCTTTCGTCTCGTACGTATTATCGATCGCCATTCATGTCATATTCCTTTTAAAAACTTTTTCCCAGCCACatacttttttatttttgtcgATTGATTCCAGCAACATGTTTCTgactattttattttgttttatacAGGTAATGACATTAACTAATGTTCTATGTAAATATAATGGTGAGTGGAGAATAGATAAACAAGGCATTTGTATGTGGTGTCAAGGCTCTAGTTCTAAATAGGCAGCAATCACTTTGGGTAAGGATGATTGTGCATGTGAAGAAGTGGTGAATTTGATAAGTAAAGTTATGGAATTGAATACAGATGAATCGAAAATGAGAATAAGTTATTTGCCATGTGTACGTGATTGCAATCCTCTTCCTATTTATATTAACAATGCAATAGGCGTGAAGATATATTTATGTTTTGGGGATTCACAGAATATGCATGTGCTTCATGTGAAATTATCGAAAAATAGAGATGTTGAAAATTAGTAGTTAGGCTGGCCCGAAGCACCATATTACTGGGCTTTCCGAGCCCAGCCTGTCATCTATAATGATGAAGTGTAATGAAGTAAACAATAGGAAGTGATACCAGATGATGAAGAACTAACAATAATTTTAGACAGACACTAGGGTATAATTTATGCTATAGCAAATGTGTACAAACAAGCACATCATGGTTATTGTGTGTGTCACTTGTCACAAAATATAAAAACTAGGAGTAAACAAAAAGGTTATACAGAGTTGTTAATGCATATAGCATATACAAACAAAGTGAGTTTGATTCATTGTATAGTGATATGAGAAACAGGTACCCACAAGTTCCGAAATATTTGGAAGAGCACACTTCTCCGGACAAGTGGTCTAGATCTCGTTGCCCCAGAACACAATACAATATAATAGAGTAGAGTCAATAAATTCCAGATTTCGTGCTGAAAGGGATCTTCCAATTGTTTCATTGTTAGATGCACTTCAAAAACTGACTTCGTGTTGGTTTAGCCGATATCATAATGCCGCGGCAGCATCTACGACTATAGAAACTTCGACCGTTGAGTCAATTCTTCGTGAAAGGTTCAACGCTTCTAAAAAAATCATGTCTATGAATTAAATAGCTTGCATTATCATGCTTACACCCAAGATGACCATGAAACTGTTTATTTTGCAACTAATTCATGTAGTTGTAGAGTTGGAACGAAAGTTGCT is a window encoding:
- the LOC142551441 gene encoding protein PHOSPHATE-INDUCED 1-like, producing the protein MEISYQIQSFNLPQSCSLRFSFITMASNHVIKSLLLVLFSAFNLSSAQDQLLRYHKGALLQGTISVNLIWYGHFKPSQTAIISDFISSLSDPASTPSNPSVATWWKGVEKYYHLANSKNPSSLSLRLGKQILDEKCSLGKSLSQKQIVQLASKGDQKNAINVVLTASDVTVAGFCVNRCGTHGSKSSVVEGKNQKFAYIWVGNSETQCPGYCAWPFHQPIYGPQNPPLGSPNNDVGMDGVVTVLSGLLAGTATNPFGDGFYQGPATAPLEAASACPGVYGKGAYPGYAGDLLLDPTTGGSYNAHGASGRKYLLPAIYDPSTSKCSTLV